The Engraulis encrasicolus isolate BLACKSEA-1 chromosome 4, IST_EnEncr_1.0, whole genome shotgun sequence genome includes a window with the following:
- the dus2 gene encoding tRNA-dihydrouridine(20) synthase [NAD(P)+]-like isoform X1: protein MRNWIFVPFRLLKGFNSAMAETAELCFRDKTALAPMVRIGTLPMRLLALHYGADIVYSEELIDIKMVQCKRIVNEVLDTVDYVAPDERVMFRTCSRERAHVIFQMGTADPERALAVAKLVQNDVAAIDVNMGCPKEYSTKGGMGAALLSDPDKIEAILTTLVKGISKPVTCKIRVLPSLEDTVNLVKRIEKTGVSAIAVHGRMKEERPRHPVHCDYIRAVAEAVSIPVIANGGSLDMVKTYEDIAKFREATGATSVMLARSAMWNPSIFYSQGAVSVDEAMEEYIKQAVRYDNNAFNTKYCLCQMLRDRVESPMGKRLYLCQTNKEICEVYGLMEYYDKIEADLQGRREALESHDDGPCLPTLEGDVITMAVRFERREYPPQISPKMYLLEWCRREKLEQPVYETIQRSPDRSFQSTVMVAEKRYKSSLWEKSKKFAEQAAAIVCLRVLGVPEGRVGQEDTIGLIYKRKRDESRNGNGNGDIRVAEDNSAAENEDCGDGRKRHITKSPQKAEEESSDTQTSVNGSHNTPTDS, encoded by the exons ATGAGAAACTGGATATTTGTGCCTTTTCG TCTTTTGAAAGGTTTCAACAGTGCCATGGCCGAAACCGCTGAGCTGTGTTTTCGAGATAAAACAGCCCTCGCGCCCATGGTTCGGATTGGGACCTTACCAATGAGGCTCCTAGCTCTGCACTATGGTGCTGATATTGTGTACAGCGAG GAGTTAATTGATATAAAAATGGTTCAGTGCAAGAGAATTGTTAATG AGGTGCTGGACACTGTGGACTATGTGGCCCCAGATGAGCGCGTCATGTTCAGGACCTGCAGCCGGGAAAGAGCCCATGTCATCTTTCAGATG GGAACGGCAGACCCAGAAAGAGCACTGGCTGTTGCTAAACTTGT GCAAAATGATGTTGCTGCCATTGATGTGAATATGGGATGTCCTAAAGAATACTCTACCAAG GGTGGAATGGgagctgctctcctctctgaCCCGGACAAAATTGAGGCA attctgacCACACTTGTGAAGGGCATATCCAAACCTGTGACATGTAAAATTAGGGTTCTGCCATCA cTTGAAGACACTGTAAACTTGGTGAAAAGAATAGAAAAAACTGGAGTGTCTGCCATTGCAGTTCATGGAAG GATGAAGGAAGAGAGACCTCGACATCCTGTCCACTGTGATTACATTCGGGCGGTGGCAGAGGCTGTGTCCATACCAGTCATTGCCAA TGGCGGCTCTCTGGATATGGTGAAGACCTACGAGGACATTGCCAAGTTCCGCGAGGCAACGGGTGCCACCTCTGTGATGCTCGCCCGCTCCGCCATGTGGAACCCTTCCATCTTCTACAGCCAGGGGGCAGTGTCGGTCGACGAAGCCATGGAGGAATACATTAAACAA GCTGTTCGTTATGACAACAATGCCTTCAACACCAAGTACTGCCTGTGCCAGATGCTGCGAGACAGAGTGGAGTCGCCTATGGGGAAACGGCTTTACCTCTGCCAGACCAACAAGGAGATCTG TGAAGTGTATGGCCTGATGGAATACTATGACAAGATTGAGGCGGACCTACAAGGACGGAGAGAAGCCCTGGAGAGTCACGACGATGGCCCATGCCTGCCTACGCTGGAGGGAGATGTTATTACCATGGCTGTGCGATTTGAAAG GAGAGAGTACCCCCCTCAGATCAGCCCGAAGATGTACCTGCTGGAGTGGTGCCGCCGAGAGAAGCTGGAACAGCCTGTTTATGAAACG ATTCAACGGAGTCCAGATCGATCATTCCAGTCCACCGTGATGGTAGCAGAGAAGAGATATAAATCCTCCCTGTG GGAGAAATCTAAGAAGTTTGCTGAGCAAGCTGCGGCCATTGTGTGCCTGCGAGTGTTGGGCGTGCCTGAGGGGCGCGTCGGCCAGGAGGACACGATCGGACTTATTTACAAAAGGAAGAGGGACGAGAGCAGGAACGGCAACGGCAACGGGGACATTCGAGTCGCCGAGGACAATTCGGCCGCAGAGAATGAGGACTGTGGCGACGGCAGGAAAAGACACATCACCAAGTCACCTCAGAAAGCAGAAGAAGAGTCCTCTGACACACAGACGTCCGTGAATGGCTCACATAATACTCCCACAGACTCATAG
- the dus2 gene encoding tRNA-dihydrouridine(20) synthase [NAD(P)+]-like isoform X2 yields MWKIALPHEKLDICAFSELIDIKMVQCKRIVNEVLDTVDYVAPDERVMFRTCSRERAHVIFQMGTADPERALAVAKLVQNDVAAIDVNMGCPKEYSTKGGMGAALLSDPDKIEAILTTLVKGISKPVTCKIRVLPSLEDTVNLVKRIEKTGVSAIAVHGRMKEERPRHPVHCDYIRAVAEAVSIPVIANGGSLDMVKTYEDIAKFREATGATSVMLARSAMWNPSIFYSQGAVSVDEAMEEYIKQAVRYDNNAFNTKYCLCQMLRDRVESPMGKRLYLCQTNKEICEVYGLMEYYDKIEADLQGRREALESHDDGPCLPTLEGDVITMAVRFERREYPPQISPKMYLLEWCRREKLEQPVYETIQRSPDRSFQSTVMVAEKRYKSSLWEKSKKFAEQAAAIVCLRVLGVPEGRVGQEDTIGLIYKRKRDESRNGNGNGDIRVAEDNSAAENEDCGDGRKRHITKSPQKAEEESSDTQTSVNGSHNTPTDS; encoded by the exons ATGTGGAAGATTGCTTTGCCGCATGAGAAACTGGATATTTGTGCCTTTTCG GAGTTAATTGATATAAAAATGGTTCAGTGCAAGAGAATTGTTAATG AGGTGCTGGACACTGTGGACTATGTGGCCCCAGATGAGCGCGTCATGTTCAGGACCTGCAGCCGGGAAAGAGCCCATGTCATCTTTCAGATG GGAACGGCAGACCCAGAAAGAGCACTGGCTGTTGCTAAACTTGT GCAAAATGATGTTGCTGCCATTGATGTGAATATGGGATGTCCTAAAGAATACTCTACCAAG GGTGGAATGGgagctgctctcctctctgaCCCGGACAAAATTGAGGCA attctgacCACACTTGTGAAGGGCATATCCAAACCTGTGACATGTAAAATTAGGGTTCTGCCATCA cTTGAAGACACTGTAAACTTGGTGAAAAGAATAGAAAAAACTGGAGTGTCTGCCATTGCAGTTCATGGAAG GATGAAGGAAGAGAGACCTCGACATCCTGTCCACTGTGATTACATTCGGGCGGTGGCAGAGGCTGTGTCCATACCAGTCATTGCCAA TGGCGGCTCTCTGGATATGGTGAAGACCTACGAGGACATTGCCAAGTTCCGCGAGGCAACGGGTGCCACCTCTGTGATGCTCGCCCGCTCCGCCATGTGGAACCCTTCCATCTTCTACAGCCAGGGGGCAGTGTCGGTCGACGAAGCCATGGAGGAATACATTAAACAA GCTGTTCGTTATGACAACAATGCCTTCAACACCAAGTACTGCCTGTGCCAGATGCTGCGAGACAGAGTGGAGTCGCCTATGGGGAAACGGCTTTACCTCTGCCAGACCAACAAGGAGATCTG TGAAGTGTATGGCCTGATGGAATACTATGACAAGATTGAGGCGGACCTACAAGGACGGAGAGAAGCCCTGGAGAGTCACGACGATGGCCCATGCCTGCCTACGCTGGAGGGAGATGTTATTACCATGGCTGTGCGATTTGAAAG GAGAGAGTACCCCCCTCAGATCAGCCCGAAGATGTACCTGCTGGAGTGGTGCCGCCGAGAGAAGCTGGAACAGCCTGTTTATGAAACG ATTCAACGGAGTCCAGATCGATCATTCCAGTCCACCGTGATGGTAGCAGAGAAGAGATATAAATCCTCCCTGTG GGAGAAATCTAAGAAGTTTGCTGAGCAAGCTGCGGCCATTGTGTGCCTGCGAGTGTTGGGCGTGCCTGAGGGGCGCGTCGGCCAGGAGGACACGATCGGACTTATTTACAAAAGGAAGAGGGACGAGAGCAGGAACGGCAACGGCAACGGGGACATTCGAGTCGCCGAGGACAATTCGGCCGCAGAGAATGAGGACTGTGGCGACGGCAGGAAAAGACACATCACCAAGTCACCTCAGAAAGCAGAAGAAGAGTCCTCTGACACACAGACGTCCGTGAATGGCTCACATAATACTCCCACAGACTCATAG